Proteins from a genomic interval of Oceanispirochaeta crateris:
- a CDS encoding SDR family NAD(P)-dependent oxidoreductase — protein MNKISTAAASIRGLSFNGEKGKIVVHTTSTVKSSGSSLDLGLLPEEEQDILSLLQNQWTGQDLVVCGADGSFVLADSYDDAMARISGKDAVVSQEKAQGIPAVKDKVALVTGGAQGFGEGMVRELVSAGAYVYIADMNIDGATQLSETLNQEQGSTRTFALKVNVTDEESVEAMMDHVAKTTGGLDIFISNAGVLKAGSVKEMTLRDFQFVTDVDYTGFFICTKFASRLMAVQNKPTGEYFSDIIGISSKSGLEGSNKNGAYAGAKFGSIGLTQSFALELVSDNIKVNSICPGNFLDGPLWSDPDRGLFVQYLKAGKVPGAKTLGDVRKFYEDKVPMKRGCETKDVVKAIYYIVDQKYETGQAVPVTGGQVMLN, from the coding sequence GTGAATAAAATCAGTACGGCTGCGGCTTCAATACGAGGCTTGAGCTTTAATGGTGAAAAGGGAAAGATTGTGGTTCATACCACATCTACGGTTAAATCTTCCGGGAGCAGTCTTGATTTAGGGCTCCTTCCTGAAGAAGAACAGGATATTCTGAGTCTACTTCAGAATCAGTGGACCGGGCAGGATCTTGTTGTTTGTGGAGCAGACGGTAGTTTTGTGCTAGCCGATTCCTACGATGATGCGATGGCTCGTATCAGCGGAAAAGATGCAGTGGTTTCCCAGGAAAAGGCCCAGGGTATTCCGGCAGTGAAAGACAAGGTGGCTTTGGTTACTGGCGGAGCACAGGGATTTGGAGAAGGGATGGTTCGCGAACTTGTCTCTGCAGGCGCTTATGTTTATATCGCAGATATGAATATTGATGGGGCCACCCAGCTTTCAGAAACTCTGAATCAGGAACAGGGATCTACAAGAACTTTTGCCTTGAAAGTGAATGTAACCGATGAAGAGTCGGTAGAAGCCATGATGGATCATGTGGCAAAAACTACAGGCGGTCTGGATATCTTTATCAGCAACGCAGGAGTTCTCAAGGCAGGAAGTGTCAAAGAGATGACTCTTCGGGACTTTCAGTTCGTGACCGACGTTGACTATACGGGTTTTTTCATCTGTACAAAATTTGCATCACGGCTTATGGCTGTCCAGAATAAACCCACAGGGGAATATTTTTCTGATATCATTGGAATTAGTTCAAAGTCTGGTTTAGAGGGTTCTAACAAGAATGGAGCCTATGCTGGAGCCAAGTTTGGAAGCATCGGTCTGACACAGAGTTTTGCTCTTGAGTTGGTTTCAGACAATATTAAGGTCAATTCTATCTGTCCTGGAAATTTCCTGGATGGACCCCTCTGGTCCGATCCTGACAGGGGACTTTTTGTACAATATTTGAAAGCAGGAAAAGTCCCGGGAGCTAAGACCCTGGGAGATGTTAGAAAATTCTATGAAGACAAGGTGCCCATGAAACGGGGTTGTGAGACGAAAGACGTGGTGAAAGCCATCTATTATATTGTGGACCAGAAGTATGAAACCGGGCAGGCTGTACCTGTTACCGGTGGTCAGGTCATGTTGAATTAG
- a CDS encoding zinc-binding dehydrogenase: MKTKAVRLYGKNDLRLEEFDLPSIADDEILAKVVSDSICMSSYKAASQGAEHKRVPDDVAQNPIIIGHEFCGEILEVGSKWAGQFKAGQKFSIQPALNYKGSLDAPGYSFQYIGGDATHVIIPNEVMEMNCLLPYEGEAYFMGSLSEPVSCIVGTYHAMYHIPQGTYIHDMGIRKGGNLAILAGVGPMGLGAIDYAIHAPIKPGLLVVTDIDNARLERAASIFTVEEAAKNGVKLVYKNTKDSADPIADLMAETGGKGFDDVLVMAPVRPLVEQGDKILTKDGCLNFFAGPSDTTFKAELNFYDVHYAFHHIVGTSGGNTDDMKESLEMMGKGLLNPSAMITHVGGLDAVVETTLTLPKIPGGKKLIYNHTKMPLTALIDFEEKGKTDPFFAELDKLVKKHNGLWNVDAEKYLLANAESI; this comes from the coding sequence ATGAAAACGAAAGCTGTACGATTATATGGTAAAAATGATTTAAGACTGGAAGAGTTTGATCTTCCTTCCATAGCTGATGATGAGATTTTGGCAAAGGTTGTGTCAGACAGCATCTGTATGTCTTCCTACAAGGCAGCAAGTCAGGGAGCCGAGCATAAAAGAGTTCCCGATGATGTAGCCCAGAATCCAATTATCATTGGTCATGAGTTCTGCGGGGAAATCCTTGAAGTCGGATCTAAATGGGCCGGGCAATTCAAGGCGGGACAGAAGTTCTCCATCCAGCCGGCATTGAACTACAAGGGATCTCTGGATGCACCGGGATACTCTTTTCAGTACATTGGTGGTGATGCTACCCATGTTATCATCCCCAATGAAGTCATGGAAATGAACTGTCTTCTTCCCTACGAGGGAGAGGCTTATTTCATGGGATCTTTAAGCGAACCAGTTTCCTGTATCGTGGGAACCTATCATGCCATGTATCACATTCCCCAGGGAACCTATATCCATGATATGGGCATCCGAAAAGGTGGTAATCTGGCTATTCTGGCAGGTGTCGGACCAATGGGCCTCGGCGCCATAGACTATGCCATCCATGCCCCAATTAAACCGGGACTCCTCGTGGTGACTGATATTGACAACGCAAGACTCGAAAGAGCCGCTTCCATCTTTACCGTAGAAGAAGCTGCTAAAAATGGTGTGAAACTCGTGTATAAGAATACAAAGGATTCTGCTGATCCCATTGCAGATCTGATGGCCGAAACCGGTGGAAAGGGTTTTGACGATGTTCTGGTCATGGCGCCTGTTCGTCCTCTGGTAGAGCAGGGAGACAAGATCCTGACCAAAGATGGATGCCTGAACTTCTTTGCCGGACCTTCTGATACCACTTTTAAGGCTGAACTGAACTTTTATGATGTTCATTATGCTTTTCATCACATTGTCGGAACCAGTGGAGGGAACACCGATGATATGAAAGAGTCACTGGAGATGATGGGAAAAGGACTTTTGAATCCTTCTGCTATGATCACTCATGTGGGTGGTTTAGATGCCGTTGTGGAAACAACATTGACTCTGCCCAAAATACCCGGGGGTAAGAAGCTGATCTATAACCACACGAAAATGCCACTTACAGCTCTTATCGATTTTGAAGAAAAGGGTAAAACTGATCCGTTCTTTGCCGAACTGGATAAGCTTGTAAAGAAACACAACGGTTTGTGGAACGTGGATGCAGAAAAGTATCTCCTTGCAAATGCAGAATCCATTTAA
- a CDS encoding rhamnulokinase, with protein MKKYIAVDLGASNGRVIVGNLEGFEVTNRFPTWNIRLGDSVFWDILAIFNEIKKGIKEAVRLYPNDVVSIGIDTWGVDYGLLDKNGNLIGNPYMYRDSRTDKAMEEVFKVVPREEIYERTGIQFAQFNTLYQLWAMKRDSPELLDAAKHYLSVPDLLSYWLTGVMKNEFTHASTTQLMNPYKKDWDKELMAKLGIPSDIFEEIVPSGSVIGTLSPHIAEELNAPAGLKVVAVGAHDTASAVAAVPVENGKDNLFLSSGTWSLLGVESDSPVINEKTYGHDLTNEGTVSGTTRLLKNIMGMWILQESKRFWDENGEKYSWDELSDMARANGPVQWHLNPNDQSFFAPSSIDDPMPERIRKFCVKNGWNEPKSIGEYVRGIFQGLAETYAATIDALEEITGKKYGELYIVGGGCRDALLCELTAEISNRTVMAGPGEATALGNIMIQILASGEISSIQQGRDLVRKTQDIKEYKPQTVN; from the coding sequence ATGAAAAAATACATTGCTGTTGACCTTGGAGCATCCAACGGCCGGGTTATCGTAGGAAATCTGGAGGGGTTTGAAGTCACGAACCGTTTTCCCACATGGAATATCCGTCTGGGTGACAGTGTCTTCTGGGATATTCTTGCTATTTTTAATGAAATAAAAAAAGGAATCAAAGAGGCCGTGCGTCTTTATCCCAATGATGTTGTGAGCATTGGGATCGATACTTGGGGTGTGGATTATGGACTCTTAGACAAAAATGGAAACCTCATTGGGAATCCATACATGTACAGGGACAGCCGGACGGATAAGGCCATGGAAGAAGTCTTCAAGGTAGTTCCAAGGGAAGAAATCTACGAGAGGACGGGTATTCAGTTTGCTCAGTTCAACACCCTGTATCAGCTTTGGGCCATGAAGAGGGATTCTCCCGAACTTCTGGATGCGGCCAAACATTATCTGTCTGTTCCCGATCTGTTGAGTTATTGGCTCACCGGGGTTATGAAGAATGAATTCACCCATGCTTCAACAACCCAGCTGATGAATCCATATAAGAAAGACTGGGATAAAGAGCTGATGGCTAAGCTGGGGATTCCTTCTGATATTTTTGAAGAAATTGTTCCTTCCGGATCCGTCATCGGAACTCTGTCTCCCCATATCGCCGAAGAACTGAATGCTCCAGCAGGACTCAAGGTTGTCGCCGTAGGGGCACATGATACCGCATCGGCTGTAGCGGCGGTGCCTGTGGAAAATGGGAAAGATAATCTTTTTCTGAGTTCCGGTACCTGGTCTCTCCTGGGGGTCGAATCAGACTCTCCAGTCATCAATGAGAAAACCTATGGTCATGATCTGACCAATGAGGGTACTGTCTCTGGAACAACACGTCTTTTAAAAAATATAATGGGAATGTGGATTCTTCAGGAATCCAAGCGTTTCTGGGATGAAAATGGAGAAAAATACAGTTGGGATGAGCTTTCAGACATGGCTAGGGCTAATGGTCCGGTCCAGTGGCACCTAAACCCCAATGATCAGAGCTTTTTTGCTCCCTCTTCCATAGATGATCCCATGCCCGAACGTATCAGAAAGTTTTGTGTAAAGAATGGCTGGAACGAGCCAAAGTCCATAGGCGAATATGTCCGGGGTATCTTTCAGGGGCTTGCCGAAACATATGCGGCTACAATTGACGCTCTGGAAGAGATCACAGGCAAAAAATATGGAGAACTTTATATTGTGGGCGGGGGCTGCAGGGATGCTTTGCTTTGCGAATTAACCGCTGAAATTTCCAATAGAACGGTCATGGCCGGTCCGGGAGAAGCCACGGCTTTGGGGAATATTATGATCCAAATCCTGGCGTCCGGTGAAATTAGCAGTATTCAACAAGGGCGGGATCTTGTGCGCAAGACCCAGGATATTAAAGAATACAAACCCCAGACTGTGAATTAG
- a CDS encoding HAD family hydrolase yields MIKAVLFDMDGVLADSEEFICEAAMKMFEEKGLIVKPEDFLPFVGAGENRYLGGVAEAYGFDLGSIDEAKARTYAIYGEIIVGRLKELPGAAAFVRECRNKGLKTALATSADKDKMNYTMDEIGLSLDHFDACVNGLDVERKKPFPDIYQMAAQLLGEDPRDCLVVEDAVNGVQAAKAAGARCLALTSSFTRKELEGADWFAPDLSEVPADVLKW; encoded by the coding sequence ATGATTAAAGCTGTGTTATTTGACATGGACGGTGTATTGGCAGATTCTGAAGAGTTTATCTGTGAAGCCGCCATGAAAATGTTTGAAGAGAAAGGTCTTATTGTGAAACCTGAAGATTTTCTTCCCTTTGTGGGCGCTGGTGAAAACCGCTACCTCGGAGGGGTTGCAGAGGCTTACGGGTTTGATCTGGGTAGCATTGATGAGGCTAAGGCCAGAACCTATGCGATTTATGGTGAGATCATTGTCGGGCGTTTAAAAGAGTTGCCCGGAGCAGCTGCTTTTGTAAGAGAGTGCAGGAATAAGGGTCTTAAAACGGCTCTGGCCACCAGCGCCGACAAAGATAAGATGAATTACACCATGGATGAAATCGGTTTATCGCTAGACCACTTTGATGCCTGTGTCAACGGCTTGGATGTAGAGAGGAAGAAACCCTTCCCGGATATTTACCAGATGGCCGCCCAGCTCTTAGGGGAAGATCCCCGGGATTGTCTGGTCGTGGAAGATGCCGTCAATGGTGTCCAGGCTGCCAAAGCCGCAGGAGCCAGATGTTTAGCTTTGACAAGCAGTTTTACGAGGAAAGAATTGGAGGGTGCCGATTGGTTTGCACCGGACCTTTCAGAGGTTCCCGCAGATGTTTTAAAATGGTAA
- a CDS encoding transketolase family protein produces MNNNVINKGSDNIRILSAAMVEKAKSGHPGGAMGGADFVNVLFSEFLNFDPSDGTWINRDRFFLDPGHMSPMLYSILAFYGHYTMDELANFRQWGSPTPGHPEVDAARGVENTSGPLGQGHTFAIGAAIAEKFLVEKFGDWMSHKIYTFISDGGVQEEISQGAGRIAGNLGLNNLIMFYDSNDIQLSTTVKEVTSEDTAKKYESWGWKVLEIAGNDPDAIRGALKEANAETEKPVLIIGKTIMGKGAVDAQGNSFEGKTSTHGQPLSAAGASFEKTIENLGGNPDNPFTIFPEVKEWLDGIIKEKTAAAAAKKAEQAAWAKANPALAAKLDQFFSGKLPEIDWKGITQKSGVATRAASASVLGILAENVENMIVSSADLSNSDKTDGFLNKTRAITRDDFGGAFLQSGVCELTMAAICNGLALHGGIIPACGTFFVFSDYIKPALRTAALMELQVIYVWTHDAFRVGEDGPTHQPVEHEAQLRLMEQLQNHSHKNSTLVLRPADAQETTVAWKMALENTSTPTALILSRQNITELPAASGDRAAEAFNAEKGAYIVAEAGGSPDVVLVASGSEVSTLVAGAALLKEKKGLKVQIVSAPSEGLFRNQDAAYQEKVLPSGVPTFGMTAGLPVTLQGLVGTKGKVFGLNSFGFSAPAGVLDEKLGYTAENVYNQVLEFLG; encoded by the coding sequence ATGAATAACAATGTAATCAACAAAGGTTCGGATAATATCCGAATTCTATCAGCCGCCATGGTTGAAAAAGCAAAATCAGGACATCCAGGCGGAGCCATGGGTGGAGCCGATTTCGTAAACGTTCTGTTTTCAGAATTCCTGAATTTTGACCCCAGTGACGGTACCTGGATCAATCGAGACCGTTTTTTCCTAGATCCCGGTCATATGAGCCCCATGCTTTATTCAATTCTGGCTTTTTACGGACATTACACCATGGATGAATTAGCCAATTTCAGACAGTGGGGAAGTCCTACACCAGGACACCCCGAAGTGGATGCTGCCCGGGGAGTAGAAAATACATCAGGACCCTTGGGACAGGGGCATACATTTGCAATTGGAGCCGCCATTGCCGAAAAATTTCTGGTAGAAAAGTTCGGTGACTGGATGAGCCACAAAATTTATACCTTCATTTCCGATGGTGGTGTTCAGGAAGAAATTTCTCAGGGTGCGGGACGTATCGCCGGTAATCTGGGATTGAACAACCTGATTATGTTCTATGACTCAAATGATATTCAGCTGTCTACCACTGTGAAGGAAGTCACTTCCGAAGATACAGCTAAAAAATACGAATCCTGGGGTTGGAAAGTTCTCGAGATCGCAGGGAATGATCCAGACGCCATCAGAGGGGCCCTAAAAGAAGCCAATGCCGAAACTGAAAAACCTGTTCTCATCATCGGTAAAACGATTATGGGTAAGGGTGCTGTGGATGCACAGGGAAATAGCTTTGAAGGGAAAACTTCCACACACGGCCAGCCTTTGAGTGCTGCAGGTGCTTCATTTGAGAAGACAATTGAAAATCTGGGAGGAAACCCGGACAATCCTTTTACAATCTTCCCCGAAGTAAAAGAGTGGCTTGATGGTATTATTAAAGAAAAAACTGCCGCGGCGGCAGCCAAAAAAGCCGAACAGGCGGCATGGGCCAAGGCCAATCCGGCTCTGGCTGCCAAACTTGATCAGTTCTTCAGCGGAAAACTGCCTGAGATCGACTGGAAGGGAATCACACAGAAATCCGGCGTTGCCACAAGAGCTGCATCGGCTTCTGTTCTCGGAATCCTTGCAGAAAATGTAGAAAATATGATTGTTTCTTCTGCGGACCTCAGTAATTCTGACAAGACCGATGGTTTTTTAAACAAAACCAGAGCTATCACAAGAGATGATTTTGGCGGAGCCTTCCTTCAGTCCGGAGTGTGTGAGCTCACAATGGCTGCCATCTGTAACGGTTTGGCATTACATGGCGGAATCATTCCTGCTTGTGGTACCTTCTTTGTTTTCTCAGACTACATCAAACCGGCCCTGAGAACAGCGGCTCTGATGGAACTCCAGGTCATATATGTCTGGACCCATGATGCCTTCCGTGTTGGAGAAGACGGACCCACTCACCAGCCTGTGGAACATGAAGCTCAGCTCAGACTGATGGAACAGCTTCAGAATCATTCTCATAAAAACAGTACTCTTGTGCTTCGCCCTGCGGATGCACAGGAAACAACTGTTGCCTGGAAGATGGCACTGGAAAACACCAGTACTCCCACGGCTCTCATTCTGTCCAGACAGAATATCACAGAACTTCCCGCCGCCTCCGGTGATAGAGCAGCCGAAGCTTTTAATGCCGAAAAGGGTGCTTATATCGTGGCAGAGGCCGGAGGATCTCCTGATGTTGTTCTGGTTGCCTCCGGTTCTGAGGTTTCTACTCTTGTTGCCGGTGCGGCATTGCTGAAAGAAAAGAAAGGGCTGAAAGTTCAGATTGTCTCTGCTCCTTCGGAAGGTCTTTTCAGAAACCAGGATGCAGCATATCAGGAAAAGGTCCTTCCCTCAGGAGTACCAACATTCGGTATGACCGCTGGTCTTCCTGTAACCTTGCAGGGCCTTGTGGGAACGAAAGGTAAGGTCTTCGGTCTGAACAGTTTTGGTTTCAGCGCTCCTGCGGGAGTTCTTGACGAGAAATTGGGTTACACCGCTGAAAATGTATATAATCAGGTACTGGAGTTTCTGGGCTGA
- the tpx gene encoding thiol peroxidase, with protein MSNITLHGNPVKTIGDLPAKGTVAVDFKLVKSDLGDITLSEFKGKNVILNIFPSLDTGTCAASVRRFNKEASSLDNTVVLCISADLPFAAERFCTTEGLENVYTASNFRDEKFGQDYGVLFTEGPLTGLLSRAVVIVNPEGKIIYTEQVSEIVNEPDYASALKALS; from the coding sequence ATGTCAAACATCACTTTACATGGAAACCCAGTGAAAACCATAGGAGACCTCCCGGCAAAAGGGACTGTAGCCGTAGACTTTAAACTGGTAAAATCTGATCTTGGGGATATAACCCTGTCTGAATTTAAGGGAAAAAATGTGATTCTCAATATTTTCCCCAGCCTGGACACAGGAACCTGTGCCGCATCGGTCAGGAGATTTAACAAGGAAGCCTCTTCCCTTGATAATACAGTTGTCCTTTGTATTTCGGCGGATCTTCCTTTTGCAGCTGAACGATTTTGTACAACCGAAGGCCTCGAGAATGTTTACACAGCATCAAATTTTAGAGATGAAAAGTTTGGTCAAGATTATGGGGTTCTTTTTACAGAAGGACCGCTCACTGGTCTTCTTTCAAGAGCCGTAGTAATTGTCAATCCTGAAGGAAAAATTATCTATACAGAACAGGTTTCTGAAATAGTAAATGAACCTGATTATGCTTCTGCCTTAAAAGCTCTTTCTTAA
- the kduD gene encoding 2-dehydro-3-deoxy-D-gluconate 5-dehydrogenase KduD yields MAVSFDLKGKVAIVTGCSTGLGQGICLGMAEAGAKVVGVGMSDPSNTAKQIAAMGGEFLWVKADLTSIDPIQGILDQTIEHFGALNILVNNAGIIRREDSINFTEKDWDDVMNLNLKTVFFFCQAAAKQFLKQGTGGKIINIASMLSYQGGIRVPSYTSSKSGLLGLTRLLACEWAKDNINVNGIAPGYMDTNNTEALRNDPERSAAILGRIPADRWGLPSDIAGPAVFLASSASDYVNGFTLAVDGGWLAR; encoded by the coding sequence ATGGCTGTCAGTTTTGATTTGAAAGGAAAAGTGGCGATTGTTACTGGATGCAGCACAGGATTGGGACAAGGCATCTGTCTGGGTATGGCGGAAGCCGGGGCTAAGGTTGTGGGTGTCGGTATGAGTGATCCCTCCAATACTGCCAAACAAATAGCTGCCATGGGAGGAGAATTCCTCTGGGTCAAAGCCGATCTTACATCCATTGATCCTATTCAGGGAATACTTGATCAAACGATTGAACATTTTGGGGCTTTGAATATCCTTGTGAATAATGCAGGAATCATCCGGCGGGAAGATTCCATCAATTTTACTGAGAAAGATTGGGATGATGTCATGAATCTTAACCTGAAGACTGTTTTTTTCTTCTGTCAGGCCGCCGCAAAACAGTTTTTAAAACAGGGAACAGGAGGGAAGATCATTAACATTGCCTCCATGCTTTCTTACCAGGGAGGAATCCGAGTCCCTTCCTACACATCCAGTAAAAGCGGTCTTCTTGGTTTAACCAGACTCCTGGCTTGTGAATGGGCTAAAGACAACATCAATGTGAATGGAATTGCACCGGGCTACATGGATACGAATAATACAGAGGCTCTTAGAAATGACCCTGAAAGATCTGCGGCAATTCTGGGCCGAATACCTGCTGATCGTTGGGGGCTTCCTTCGGATATTGCCGGACCGGCTGTCTTTCTTGCCTCTTCTGCAAGTGATTATGTCAATGGTTTTACCCTGGCAGTGGATGGCGGCTGGTTGGCCCGTTAA
- a CDS encoding Ldh family oxidoreductase → MNIPIADLEHRIKALLLNVGVNAENTEKVTDVYMRASYREVGHHDIHDLLSRIGQIKEKAIKPNPVYKLLTDFGGIQCYDGDNALGELNSYFITEKSMELAELHGIGYCTIRNSNHFLAAAPFVEMADEKGFLTIVMSKSPGGLSLPGVDKNLTGNNPFGYAAGYNDGKLLFDICCAYSSFGKMQAMKDEGQLVPEYWGNDRNGQPSTKPEEILESGLYMPIGEHKGFGIALLVELLSSVLGDGVLLNQELKDSEMKGKYTQSALSIDIKKIMTVDKFKDRVQQMVDILRGIDPKIYIPGQRSIQAKAKIDELGYFQISDDLIGKMDLALSEN, encoded by the coding sequence GTGAATATTCCTATTGCTGACTTGGAACATCGGATAAAGGCATTGTTGTTGAATGTCGGAGTGAATGCTGAAAATACTGAAAAAGTAACGGATGTCTATATGCGGGCCTCTTATCGTGAAGTTGGCCATCATGACATACACGATTTATTAAGCAGAATCGGACAAATCAAAGAAAAGGCCATAAAACCTAATCCAGTTTACAAGCTGCTGACAGACTTCGGTGGAATCCAGTGCTATGACGGAGACAACGCATTGGGTGAACTCAATTCCTACTTCATAACTGAAAAGAGCATGGAATTAGCAGAATTGCATGGCATTGGATACTGTACGATTCGAAATAGCAATCATTTTTTAGCAGCAGCCCCCTTTGTTGAAATGGCTGATGAAAAGGGATTTTTAACCATCGTTATGTCTAAATCTCCGGGTGGATTATCCCTGCCTGGAGTCGATAAAAATCTTACCGGGAATAATCCTTTTGGTTATGCTGCAGGGTACAATGACGGGAAACTGCTGTTTGATATTTGCTGCGCCTATTCTTCCTTTGGAAAGATGCAAGCCATGAAGGATGAGGGGCAGCTTGTGCCGGAATATTGGGGGAATGACCGCAATGGACAGCCAAGTACCAAACCAGAAGAAATCCTGGAGAGTGGACTTTATATGCCCATTGGAGAACACAAGGGGTTTGGTATTGCCCTTCTTGTTGAATTGCTATCCTCTGTTCTAGGTGATGGGGTTCTTTTGAATCAGGAATTGAAAGATTCAGAGATGAAAGGAAAGTATACTCAATCTGCCCTATCTATCGATATAAAAAAAATTATGACTGTAGATAAATTTAAGGATAGGGTACAGCAAATGGTTGATATTCTAAGGGGAATTGACCCCAAAATTTATATTCCCGGCCAGCGGTCTATTCAAGCAAAAGCCAAAATAGATGAGTTGGGGTATTTTCAAATTTCAGATGATTTGATTGGAAAAATGGATTTAGCATTGTCAGAAAATTAA
- a CDS encoding zinc-dependent alcohol dehydrogenase, translating to MRQAVMTSPGTIEFKEVAKPVAAKGEVLLRVMCIGVCGSDVHVYHGLHPYTPYPVVQGHEVSFEVVSFAEGVTGFSPGDRVTIEPQVSCGECFACKSGLYNICDNLKVLGFQTTGCASDYFVAPAAKLVKLDPSMKYEHGAMMEPLSVAVRAVNQAFSEADGGIKGKQVLVYGAGPIGNLVAQAAHGMGASKVMISDLNEFRLEKAKACGIEFISNPAKDNLAEQVDEYFGKDRKADVIFECVGVNGTMDSAIEIARKGTPIVVVGVFGKKAEIDMARVNENELKLIGTARYVLEDFEIAKGLVASGKVNLNPLVTDVFDFEKYNEAYLKIQNEPATTMKVIIQVNS from the coding sequence ATGAGACAGGCAGTCATGACGTCCCCAGGGACAATCGAATTTAAGGAAGTTGCCAAACCGGTTGCCGCGAAAGGGGAGGTCCTTCTAAGGGTTATGTGCATCGGAGTCTGCGGCAGTGATGTTCATGTCTATCACGGGCTTCATCCCTATACCCCTTATCCAGTGGTTCAGGGGCATGAAGTTTCCTTTGAAGTTGTCAGTTTTGCTGAGGGGGTTACGGGATTTTCTCCGGGAGATAGGGTGACCATAGAGCCTCAGGTTTCCTGTGGTGAGTGTTTCGCCTGTAAAAGCGGTCTTTATAATATTTGTGATAATCTAAAAGTTCTGGGGTTTCAGACAACAGGCTGTGCTTCAGATTATTTTGTAGCTCCCGCAGCGAAGCTGGTTAAGCTTGATCCCTCGATGAAATATGAACACGGGGCGATGATGGAGCCCCTCTCTGTGGCTGTGAGAGCCGTGAATCAGGCCTTTTCAGAGGCAGACGGGGGAATAAAAGGAAAACAGGTCTTGGTGTATGGTGCCGGACCCATCGGCAATCTTGTGGCTCAGGCGGCCCATGGTATGGGGGCATCCAAGGTCATGATATCCGATTTGAATGAGTTTCGTCTTGAAAAAGCAAAAGCCTGTGGTATTGAATTCATTAGTAATCCCGCCAAAGATAATCTAGCCGAACAAGTCGATGAATATTTTGGCAAAGATAGAAAAGCAGATGTCATATTTGAGTGTGTAGGTGTGAATGGCACCATGGACAGTGCCATTGAAATCGCCCGGAAGGGAACTCCTATTGTGGTTGTAGGTGTCTTCGGTAAAAAAGCGGAGATTGATATGGCCCGTGTCAATGAGAATGAACTGAAATTGATTGGAACCGCCCGCTATGTACTGGAAGATTTTGAGATTGCCAAGGGTCTTGTGGCATCAGGAAAAGTCAATTTGAATCCGCTTGTGACAGATGTTTTTGACTTTGAAAAATATAATGAGGCCTATTTGAAAATCCAGAATGAGCCGGCTACCACAATGAAGGTTATCATCCAGGTGAATTCGTAG
- a CDS encoding LacI family DNA-binding transcriptional regulator: MTPTVRSIAQSAGVSPATVSLVLNDKPGVGEETRILVRKIARDQGYQLPKSTSSAKGSTIRLVKVTKHGHILNRDHNAFISDYIDGLDREARLNGYTLEVQSVEGLDLEHLKEDLEQSSLSGALVLATELSPEDILSFQNIRLPLVFLDGTHPDAPFDFVDMDNEGAVFSVIRALVEGGHRRIGLVKSSVETRNFRAREASYYDALSAYGLEINQNWIYEVDSNYEKAGLDMEQYLRRGQSLPTALFCVCDIIAMGCMKAIQKVGMKVPEDLSIVGFDDLPSSQRTDPPLSSVKVCKERIGRRAFQLLKRRIDDAALPYEKVYIGTELVLRESQSFQSE; encoded by the coding sequence ATGACCCCAACAGTTCGGAGCATTGCGCAATCAGCCGGAGTTTCTCCGGCCACTGTCTCTCTTGTCCTCAATGATAAACCGGGGGTTGGAGAGGAAACACGCATTCTTGTCAGGAAGATAGCAAGAGATCAGGGCTACCAACTTCCCAAGAGTACCTCGTCTGCCAAGGGCAGTACCATCAGGCTGGTGAAGGTCACAAAACACGGACACATTCTCAATAGGGATCACAACGCTTTTATCTCTGACTACATTGATGGGCTGGACAGGGAGGCAAGACTAAATGGATATACCCTGGAAGTTCAGAGTGTTGAAGGTCTGGATCTTGAGCATCTCAAGGAGGATCTGGAGCAATCCAGTCTGTCAGGGGCTCTCGTATTGGCCACTGAGTTGAGTCCGGAAGATATACTCTCTTTTCAGAATATAAGACTCCCCCTTGTCTTTTTGGATGGAACTCACCCTGATGCTCCCTTTGACTTTGTTGATATGGACAATGAAGGAGCTGTCTTTTCGGTAATCAGGGCATTGGTAGAAGGTGGGCATAGAAGAATAGGTCTTGTCAAATCCTCTGTTGAAACGCGGAATTTCAGGGCGAGAGAAGCCAGTTATTATGATGCTCTTAGCGCTTATGGCTTGGAAATAAATCAAAACTGGATTTACGAGGTGGATTCTAACTATGAGAAAGCCGGGTTGGATATGGAGCAGTATCTCCGTAGGGGTCAAAGCTTACCCACGGCCTTGTTCTGTGTTTGCGATATTATAGCCATGGGATGCATGAAAGCCATTCAGAAGGTAGGAATGAAGGTTCCAGAGGACCTTTCCATTGTGGGTTTTGATGATCTCCCTTCATCGCAAAGGACCGATCCGCCCCTGTCTTCTGTCAAAGTTTGTAAGGAAAGAATTGGCCGAAGGGCTTTTCAACTGCTGAAGCGCAGAATAGATGATGCAGCATTGCCCTATGAAAAGGTGTATATCGGAACAGAACTTGTTCTTCGAGAGAGTCAGAGTTTTCAATCTGAATAG